Proteins from a genomic interval of Acetobacterium woodii DSM 1030:
- a CDS encoding RpiB/LacA/LacB family sugar-phosphate isomerase: MKIAIGCDPNAKEYKAVLIPFIKELGYECTDFGSADPVYANVAIAVAEAVARKEYDRGILICGTGIGVSIAANKVKGAYAALVNNIYQAQRAQLSNNANIITLGAQVTGIELGKCFVREYLSLSFDPNSRSANKVERISEYELGKREE, encoded by the coding sequence ATGAAGATAGCAATAGGATGTGACCCGAATGCGAAAGAATATAAAGCGGTATTAATTCCTTTTATAAAAGAATTGGGTTACGAATGTACTGATTTTGGAAGTGCAGATCCGGTTTATGCAAACGTTGCAATTGCAGTCGCCGAAGCGGTTGCCAGAAAAGAGTATGATCGCGGTATTCTAATTTGCGGAACCGGTATTGGGGTATCGATTGCGGCCAATAAGGTTAAGGGCGCTTATGCTGCATTAGTTAACAATATTTATCAGGCTCAACGTGCGCAGTTGAGCAATAATGCTAATATTATCACGCTTGGCGCTCAGGTTACCGGTATTGAACTGGGCAAATGTTTTGTTAGAGAGTATTTGAGTTTGTCATTTGATCCCAATTCAAGATCGGCTAATAAGGTAGAGCGAATTAGCGAATACGAACTGGGAAAGCGGGAGGAATAA
- a CDS encoding transketolase family protein, with protein MIGEKLDPRKVFGQAVTDLAATNQSIVVFSADSGKSSGFGEFAKAYVDRYFECGIMEQGIIGMASGMATIGKIPVFCAIAPFVTARPYEMFRNDLGYMHQNVKVVGRNCGLTYSDLGATHQSLDDFGIIRLIPDVVILAPQDPTEIKMAVKAMIDYTGPVYMRIGNPKIPVLFEETPFEIGKGRLIQDGDELTIISTGSMTATVIEAAKILEKNGYSVRVIGLPTVYPLDQELIRSSAKKTKRVMTIEEHYTDGGMGTMVCELLCNMKNVTVNRIGIPKVYATTGEYDELLSYYHLDLDGIVQSAIRFLLEA; from the coding sequence ATGATCGGAGAGAAATTAGATCCACGAAAAGTTTTTGGTCAAGCAGTAACGGATTTGGCGGCGACAAACCAGTCCATTGTTGTCTTTTCGGCAGATAGCGGGAAAAGTTCCGGTTTTGGTGAATTCGCGAAAGCGTATGTTGATCGGTATTTTGAATGTGGTATTATGGAGCAAGGTATTATTGGAATGGCATCGGGAATGGCAACCATTGGAAAAATTCCGGTGTTTTGTGCAATTGCACCATTTGTCACCGCTAGACCTTATGAAATGTTTCGAAATGACCTTGGATATATGCACCAAAATGTTAAAGTTGTTGGTCGAAATTGTGGGCTCACCTATTCCGATCTTGGCGCGACACATCAGAGCTTGGATGATTTTGGAATCATTCGGTTAATTCCTGATGTTGTTATTTTAGCACCGCAGGACCCGACGGAAATTAAAATGGCTGTTAAGGCGATGATCGATTATACTGGGCCAGTCTATATGCGTATCGGCAATCCTAAGATTCCGGTTTTATTTGAAGAGACGCCTTTTGAAATTGGAAAAGGAAGGCTGATTCAAGATGGTGACGAGTTAACGATAATTTCCACCGGTTCGATGACAGCAACAGTTATTGAGGCCGCTAAAATTTTAGAAAAAAATGGTTATTCAGTCCGAGTAATTGGCTTGCCGACAGTTTATCCGCTGGATCAAGAATTGATTAGAAGTTCAGCTAAAAAAACAAAACGAGTGATGACCATTGAAGAACATTATACTGATGGCGGAATGGGAACCATGGTATGTGAGTTATTGTGTAACATGAAAAATGTAACGGTCAACCGGATTGGAATTCCCAAAGTATATGCAACAACAGGAGAATATGATGAGTTGTTGTCTTATTATCACTTGGATCTTGATGGTATTGTACAATCCGCTATTCGCTTTTTATTAGAAGCGTAG
- a CDS encoding transketolase: protein MDTISRIQERHLEKDMIGFTGQTKSNQFGYGLPNMTELEIKAAQCRLNVIRMLRSSGHGHVGGSFSAIDIISALYFYKMRVNPKDPQMKNRDRFILSAGHKCMAQYGVLAEKGYFEKSILDSYGKLHSKIPGHPDMHKLPGIEANTGALGHGMAIAAGMAMALKVDKLDSKVYVMLGDGELTEGSNWEAVAAASKFGLDNLVVFIDNNQLQISGKVVEVMDMRPIDEKFRAFGWEVLNINGNNIFEIVSALDNVDKMSGKPMMILSQTIKSKGLPIGENDPEFHFWKPSDKDLEQAENLLNKRIQSLQSGLEEVVR from the coding sequence ATGGATACAATTTCCCGAATACAAGAACGACATCTTGAGAAAGATATGATCGGATTCACTGGGCAGACCAAATCGAATCAATTTGGATATGGTTTACCCAATATGACCGAGCTGGAAATCAAAGCGGCCCAATGCCGGCTTAACGTTATTCGGATGCTTCGGTCCAGTGGGCACGGCCATGTCGGAGGCTCATTTTCGGCTATCGATATCATTTCAGCCTTGTATTTTTATAAAATGAGAGTGAACCCCAAAGATCCTCAGATGAAAAACCGGGATCGCTTTATTTTATCGGCAGGACATAAATGCATGGCTCAATACGGTGTGCTGGCTGAAAAAGGTTATTTTGAAAAATCAATACTTGATAGTTATGGAAAACTTCATTCCAAAATACCAGGACATCCGGATATGCATAAGTTACCGGGAATTGAAGCCAATACCGGGGCTTTAGGTCATGGGATGGCAATTGCCGCAGGAATGGCGATGGCACTAAAAGTGGATAAACTTGATTCAAAGGTTTACGTAATGCTGGGCGATGGAGAACTAACGGAAGGATCAAATTGGGAGGCTGTCGCTGCCGCTTCAAAATTCGGGTTAGATAACCTGGTTGTTTTTATTGACAATAATCAACTGCAAATAAGTGGAAAGGTTGTTGAAGTGATGGATATGCGGCCAATTGATGAAAAATTTAGAGCTTTTGGTTGGGAAGTGCTAAACATTAATGGCAATAATATTTTTGAGATTGTTAGTGCATTGGATAATGTTGATAAAATGAGTGGAAAACCAATGATGATTTTATCTCAAACCATTAAATCCAAGGGTTTACCAATCGGTGAAAATGATCCTGAATTTCATTTCTGGAAACCTTCAGATAAAGATTTGGAACAGGCTGAAAACTTATTAAATAAGCGAATTCAAAGTTTGCAATCAGGACTTGAGGAGGTGGTTCGATGA